In one Candidatus Nanopelagicus limnes genomic region, the following are encoded:
- a CDS encoding DUF6049 family protein — translation MRKVLTLLTLLLLSNTFLTTPAQAVQEIVITEPTHRLSDGVFFDDELAAKLAPTGELGLLVYSPNRGVRSWLIDPATISEIVAMSNGYVIADGWEIKDAQVSGQDVAKAWLTQFLRVSRFEKISVLTYGNPSRYWVDQLLENEITYINASGKISLEGVLGKATTQSAFQNGEKQGLSKQNINFLKYAQRQIELFSTLVDQKELLSYQLRISQLLNPDIEKNELQDLIEDLDKSITGLRNKLKITKTKFTITSSKEELPITLVNNFESPINLKLSIRAVNSKVVVTPVEQIKIEGNSKQQVLLPIEVLATGQSSLLAQLTNLDNKPVGYPVNINLKLSVISPVATWITSAAAVLLFVAALIQSLRRVRRRK, via the coding sequence GTGAGAAAAGTTTTAACCCTTCTCACGCTCTTACTTCTTTCAAATACTTTTCTAACCACTCCAGCACAAGCAGTTCAAGAGATAGTAATTACTGAGCCAACCCATCGCCTATCTGATGGTGTCTTCTTTGATGATGAGTTAGCTGCCAAACTTGCTCCCACTGGCGAGTTGGGCTTACTTGTTTACTCACCAAATAGAGGTGTTAGAAGTTGGCTGATTGATCCAGCCACAATCTCAGAAATTGTGGCCATGAGTAATGGTTATGTAATTGCAGATGGCTGGGAAATCAAAGATGCCCAAGTTAGCGGGCAAGATGTTGCTAAAGCATGGCTTACACAATTTTTAAGAGTGTCTAGGTTTGAAAAAATATCAGTGCTAACTTATGGAAATCCATCTCGGTACTGGGTTGATCAGCTTCTTGAAAATGAAATTACATATATAAATGCCAGCGGCAAGATCTCATTAGAGGGCGTGCTTGGCAAAGCCACTACCCAAAGTGCTTTTCAAAATGGTGAAAAACAAGGTTTAAGTAAACAAAATATCAACTTTCTAAAGTATGCCCAGCGACAAATTGAATTATTTAGCACCCTTGTTGACCAAAAAGAATTGCTGAGTTACCAATTACGTATTAGCCAACTATTAAATCCAGATATTGAAAAGAACGAGCTGCAAGATCTGATTGAAGATTTAGATAAATCAATTACTGGGCTACGCAACAAATTGAAAATTACTAAAACTAAATTTACGATCACCTCATCAAAAGAGGAGTTGCCAATTACCTTGGTAAATAATTTTGAATCACCAATTAATCTAAAGCTAAGCATCAGGGCAGTAAATAGTAAGGTGGTGGTAACTCCGGTTGAACAGATCAAAATTGAAGGAAATTCAAAACAACAAGTTTTGTTGCCGATTGAAGTATTAGCTACAGGTCAATCATCACTACTGGCCCAATTAACTAACTTGGACAATAAGCCGGTTGGTTATCCGGTAAACATTAATCTGAAACTTTCAGTAATTAGCCCAGTTGCCACCTGGATTACCTCAGCGGCTGCGGTACTTTTATTTGTCGCAGCATTAATTCAAAGTCTTCGAAGAGTTAGGAGGCGCAAGTAA
- the murJ gene encoding murein biosynthesis integral membrane protein MurJ — MSDSQLFKTSSIMALGTIASRVTGLIRNLMLAALLGTAILGDTYNVANTMPNILYNLLIGGALTAVFVPQIVRSLRDSDQGSAFISRLFTVTVTFLFALTALGILLAPKLVNIYAPEYAGSKEFDVTVTLMRYCLPQIFFLGLFALLGQIANAKDRFGPMMWAPVVNNLMAIALFYFLLVSRNDISLANISSEDLLWLGLGTTAGYLAQAFVLFPVVIKSGVKLSFRFDWANSQIIKSFKLAGWSFAYAMISQLSYLVTINIATSAAVKSAADGITTGVGYTPYANAYLILILPHSIITVSIVTALLPKLSNLVIDKKYKDVSDSMSLTMRLMGIFIIPAAVLFLFFGEVIAKVLYFGIPVDDANYLGLTLSAFALGLIPVSINLVLLRGLNAFENLKSQVIGNLIMNVISVVLSLIAAVYLEPKWVTVGLAAIFTVHYFIGAGISFLLIKKHGVQIPVLSLAAFYLKLIFIFVVAVLPVWFFRYSTPGGNLIYLLLVLSTSAIIYLLLLKALKITEVTTLIKVIKGRRE; from the coding sequence ATGTCAGATAGTCAATTGTTTAAAACCTCTTCAATTATGGCCTTAGGCACGATTGCATCTCGTGTTACTGGATTGATCCGAAATTTAATGTTGGCAGCCCTACTTGGCACTGCAATTCTTGGTGATACCTACAACGTGGCAAACACAATGCCTAATATTTTATATAACTTACTAATTGGTGGCGCACTTACCGCGGTTTTTGTCCCACAAATTGTTAGATCCTTAAGGGATAGTGATCAAGGTTCAGCTTTTATATCTAGACTATTCACCGTAACTGTTACATTTTTATTTGCGCTCACGGCCCTCGGTATTTTGTTGGCACCTAAACTTGTAAATATCTACGCACCTGAATACGCAGGCTCTAAAGAGTTTGATGTAACTGTAACTTTGATGCGTTATTGCTTGCCGCAGATATTTTTCTTAGGTTTATTTGCATTATTAGGGCAAATTGCTAATGCTAAAGATCGATTTGGCCCAATGATGTGGGCTCCAGTTGTAAATAATTTAATGGCAATTGCACTCTTTTATTTCTTATTAGTCAGCCGGAATGACATCTCCCTTGCAAATATCTCAAGTGAAGATCTGCTTTGGTTAGGGCTAGGAACTACCGCCGGTTACTTAGCGCAAGCTTTTGTTTTGTTTCCAGTTGTTATCAAATCTGGCGTTAAACTCTCATTTAGATTTGATTGGGCAAACTCACAAATTATTAAATCATTTAAGTTAGCTGGTTGGAGCTTTGCCTACGCAATGATCTCTCAGCTTTCTTATCTGGTGACAATTAACATTGCTACCTCGGCTGCAGTTAAATCAGCAGCAGATGGGATAACAACCGGTGTTGGTTACACCCCATATGCCAATGCTTATCTGATTTTGATTCTGCCCCATTCAATTATTACTGTTTCAATAGTGACTGCGTTATTACCTAAGTTATCTAATTTAGTCATTGATAAAAAGTACAAAGATGTCTCAGACTCTATGTCGTTAACTATGCGGTTGATGGGGATCTTTATTATCCCGGCCGCTGTACTGTTTCTATTTTTTGGTGAAGTAATCGCAAAAGTTTTATATTTTGGAATTCCAGTCGATGATGCCAATTATTTAGGGCTTACTTTGTCCGCATTTGCACTTGGATTAATCCCGGTAAGTATTAATCTAGTTCTCCTTCGTGGTTTAAATGCATTTGAGAACTTAAAATCTCAAGTCATTGGTAATTTAATAATGAATGTAATCTCAGTTGTTTTATCACTTATTGCAGCTGTATATCTAGAGCCAAAATGGGTAACGGTTGGACTTGCTGCAATCTTCACTGTGCACTACTTCATTGGCGCAGGTATCTCATTCCTTTTGATTAAAAAACATGGTGTGCAAATACCGGTTTTAAGCTTAGCCGCTTTTTATCTTAAGTTAATTTTTATATTTGTGGTGGCAGTCCTGCCGGTGTGGTTCTTTAGGTACTCCACCCCGGGCGGGAATTTAATTTACCTTTTACTTGTTTTATCTACATCAGCCATTATCTATCTGTTGCTGCTTAAGGCTTTGAAAATAACCGAGGTCACAACCTTAATAAAAGTAATTAAGGGTAGAAGGGAATAG